From Candidatus Dormiibacterota bacterium:
GGTCGATACGGTGGACGAGGAGCTCCTGAGGGAGATGCGCAAGGCCGGCTGCGACAACATCTACCTGGGAGTGGAATCGGGCTCGAAGGAAATCCTGAAGCGGCTCAAGAAGGGAATTCAGCTGTCCCAGGTCGAGAAGGCGTTCCAGGTCGCCCGGAAAGCCGGGATCAAGACACAGGCTTTCTTCATGCTGGGAGGGCCGGGGGAGACGAAGGAGACCCTGAAGGAGACCATCGATTTCGCCGTCCGCCTGGATCCCGACAATGCGCAGTTCGCGGCGGCCGTACCGTACCCCGGAACCGAGATGTACGAGGAATCTCTGAGGAAGGGGTATCTGAAGGCCGCCACCTGGGAAGACTACGCGGCCCGGGACATCGTTCTGGAAACCGAGACCCTGACCCGGCTGGACCTGGAAAAGGCGCGTCTGGAGGCGTACCGCCGGTTCTATCTCCGTCCGCGCTTCATCCTGCGCACGGCCTTGAGACTGACGAGCGCCCGGGAGTTCCGCCGCGTCCTCCGCGGGACCCTCTCCATCGTCAGTCGACTCGCCTACTTCTCCAGGAACGTGAGGAGGAAAACCCGGGGAGCGCCATCCGGCACCCTGGAGCACGCCTGAAGATGACCGTCTGCTATTGGGGAACGTACGACTCCGACTATCCGCGCAACCGGATCCTGATGGCCGGATTGCGGGCCAGCGGGGTGGAAGTGCGGGAGTGTCACTTCCCGCTCTGGAAAGACACCTCGCAGAAGCTGGGGCATGCCCGGTCGGCGTGGCTCAGGCCGGGCCTGCTCCTCCGCTGGGCGCGCGCCTACGGGTCCCTGTCGGCGCGCTTTCTGACATCGCCCCGGCCGGACTTCCTGTTCGTGGGCTACTCGGGCCACTTCGATGTGTTCCCGGCCTGGGTCCTCAGCCGCCTGCGGAGAGTACCGCTGATCTTCGACGCCTTCCTGAGCCTCTACGACTCGCTGGTTCTGGATCGGAGCGCGGTCGCCCGGGAGGGTCCGAAGGCGAAGTTCCTGGCCTGGGTGGATCGGACCGCCTGCCGCCTCGCGGACCGGGTCCTCCTCGACACGCGGGCGCATGTGGAGTTTTTCCGCGAGACCTTCGCTCTGCGCGCGGAGAAATTCTGGGTGCTGCCGATCGGCGCCGATGACCGGGTCTTCCGCCCCGAAGCGGCGTCTCCGCGCAACGGGCGTCCCTACACGGTGCTTCACTTCGGACGGTATATTCCCCTGCACGGCCTCGAGACCGTGGTGCGCGCGGCCAGACTCCTGGAGGAGAACGGCGTCCCATGCCGATTCCTGCTGGTTGGGGATGGAGAAGAGAGGGACAAGGTCGAGGCGCTGGCCGGCGGGCTGGGAGTACGCTCCCTGGAATTCCGGGGATCGGAGTCCCCGGAGAGCCTGGCCGCAACAATTCGTGAGTCCGACCTCTGCCTGGGGATTTTCGGCGAGACCGGGAAGGCTTCGCGCGTGGTTCCGAACAAGGTCTACGAGGCCCTGGCAGCGGGGAAGCCCGTGATCACGGGTGACTCTCCCGCCGCCCGGGAGCTGCTGACGGACGGGGTGGACTGCCTGCTCTGCCGGCGCGGCGACCCCGCGGCGCTCGCCGATGCCATCCTGCGCCTCCGGAACGACGGGGCGATGGCGGAGCGGCTGGCCCTCGCCGGCAGGAGGCGGTTCCAGGAGAAGGCCTCCCCTGCGGTGATCGGGCGCGAGCTTTTGGAACGACTGAGGGAGTGGGAAGGAAGACGTGAGCATGCGGCCTGATCGTCCCGCTCCACGCGAGTGGAAATGGGTTCTCGCCCTCCTGGGTCTGGCGCTGGCGCTCCGGGTGGGATTTGTGCTGCTCGAGCAGCCTGGATTCTACTTCGAGGATTCTCTGGACTATGACCGCGCCGCCCGGGCCTTCCTCGAATCCGGGCACTTCGACGCCCGATACTACCGTTTTCCGCTCTACCCCCTGGTGATGGCCGCAAGCTACCGGATGTTCGGTCCAGGTCTGACGCCGCTGCGAATCATCCAGGCCCTTTTCGGAGCCGCCACCTGTCTCTGCGTCTGGACGCTGGGGCGACGGCTGTTCGGAGTTCGCGCCGGGCTTCTGGCGCTCTTCGGGGCTGCCGCTTTTCCGGTCCACGTGGTCCTGACCGGGATCGAGTATCCCGTGGTCCTCGGGACTTTCCTGGTGTGGTGGGTGCTGGCGCTCCTCCCCTGGGACAAGTCAGGGGAGGCCGAGCCGACCGTCCGACTGGTCCTGGCGGGAGTCGGAGTCGCCCTCTCCGCGATGCTCTTCGAGGGGGGATGGGTCCTGGGCATCTTTCTGTTAATCTGGATGCTCTACGGGCAGAGAGCCCGGGCCGCCGGCGTGCGCTCCTTGACGGTCGTCGGGTTCGTCTCTCTTCTGGTGCTGGTGCCATGGCTCTACGGGATGAAGAGGAGCGGAGACTACAGGGCCCTGGTCCTGCGCCCCGGTCTCCATCTCCCCGCCGCCCCCGGGGTGGATCCTCCTCTGTGGGAGGGAAGCGGCGAAAACCTTCTGATGTCCAAGCTCTCGGGCCTGGCCCGGAATCCCTGGTGGACAGTGCGCTATGTCTGGGCCGAGTTCCTGCACTTCTGGGATCCCTATCCCGACCGGCTCGCGTCCGCCGACAGGAGCTTTCGGGAGAAGCTTCACGAAAAAGACCCGCGGATGGCGGTGGACAATTCACTGGTCGGGAATTCCTCGCGGGCTCTGTACGCTGCGGGATTCAGCGCCCTGCTGCTGGCCGCTGCGATCGGCGCGCTGGTCGCGTGGCGCGCGGTTCCCGGGTCCGCGTTCCTTGTCGTGTGGCCGATCACGCTCGGGGCCTGTTACGCCCCCTTCTTCACCCAGATGCGTTACCGGATCCCGGCGGATCCAGCCTTCATTCTCCTGGGAGCCTATGTTGTGGATTTGACGCTCAAGAATTCGTTATGGGGAGAGATACGCGGGTCTTTGAAGGCTCTCTGGCAGGGGTGGAAGCGAATCGCGGAGAAGATTGCGACGGTTCAGACGTTCATTCTTCTCGTCCTGCTGTTCGTGGTCGGACTGGGCCCCATCGCATTGCTCATGAGGCTTTTCCGCAAGGATCCCATGCACGCGCCTGCATCGCCGGGCTCCTTCTGGGCCTTGAGGGAGCGGACACGGGAAAGGATGGACGAGTGTCTGAAACAATTCTGAAGGATGCGGAAGCGTGAACATTCTGGGTATTTCCTGTTTCTATCATGACGCCGCCGCCTGCCTCATTCAGGATGGACGCCTGGTGGCAGCGGCCTCCGAGGAACGCTTCACACGGAAGAAGCACGATGAGGGGTTCCCCCATCAGGCCATCCAGTACTGTCTCAAGGCGGGGAAGATCGAAGCGAAGGATCTGGACTACGTGGGGTTCTACGACAAGCCGTTCCTGAAGTTCGAGCGGCTCCTCTCGACCTATCTGTCTACATTTCCACGAGGGTTCCGTTCCTTCTCCAAGGCGATGCCGGTGTGGTTGAGGGAGAAGCTCTGGATCCCTCAACTGATCCGGAAGGAGCTCAAGTACGAAGGGAAGGTCCTGTTCACCGAGCACCACCTTTCGCATGCCGCCAGCGCCTTCCTCGTGAGCCCGTTCAAGGAAGCGGCCATTCTCACCGTGGACGGCGTGGGGGAATGGGCCACGGCGAGCTACGGCGTGGGACGGGATCGGGAGATCGATCTCTTCAAGGAGATTCGATTCCCTCATTCCCTGGGGCTCCTCTACAGCGCGTTCACCTACTACCTGGGATTCAAGGTGAACAGCGCCGAATACAAAGTGATGGGTCTGGCGCCCTATGGTGTTCCCCGTTACGTGGACCAGGTGAGGCAGATCATCGAGATCAAGGATGACGGAAGCTTCGAACTGGACATGCGCTTCTTCTCCTACCACCACGGCCTCAGGATGGTGAACGGCCGCTTCTCGGCGCTCTTCGGAGGGCCTCCACGCGACCCCGAATCCAAGCTGGACCAGAGGCACAAGGACATCGCCGCGTCGGTGCAGAAGGTCACCGAGGAGATCATGCTCAAGATGGCGTCCTGGCTGCACCGCGAGACGAAAATGGAAAACCTGTGTCTCGCGGGGGGCGTCGCCCTGAACTGCGTCGCCAACGGCCGGATTCTCCGGGAGGGTCCCTTCAAGGACCTCTTCATCCAGCCGGCCGCAGGGGACGCGGGCGGCGCGCTTGGAGTGGCGGCCTATATCTTCCACTCCCTCCTGGGCCATCCGCGAATGACCCCGATGGAGGACGCCTACCTCGGACCGGAGTACAGCGAGGAAGAGATACGGAAGGCACTGGAGCGCTATGGCGCGCCCTATCGACGCCTGGAACGGGACGATCTGGTGCGGGAGGTGGCGGCCCTCATCGAAGGGCAGACCGTCATCGGCTGGTTTCAGGGGAGGATGGAATTCGGCCCCCGGGCCCTGGGCAGCCGGAGCATCCTGGCGGACGCTCGGAACCCGGAGAACAAGGACGTCGTCAATCTGAAGATCAAGTTCCGGGAGAGCTTCCGTCCCTTCGCCCCGTCCGTACTGGAAGAGAAGATCGGCGAATATTTCGAGATCGACCGGCCCAGCCCCTACATGCTGCTCGTGGCTCCGGTCCGGGAGGGGAAGCGTGTCATCCCGTCCGTGACCCACGTGGACCACTCCGCCCGGATCCAGAGCATCAATCGCAAGCAGAACGCTCTCTACTACGACCTGATCCGCGAATTCGAGAGGAGGACGGGAGTCCCGGTGATCATCAACACCTCGTTCAACGTCCGAGGAGAACCGATCGTCTGTTCCCCGGACGACGCGTACCGGTGCTTCATGAGAACCCACATGGACTACCTGGTCGCAGGGCCCTATCTTCTGGACAAGAAGGACCAGCCTCCGTTCAAGGAGGAGAAGGACTGGCGTGATGAGTTCCAGCTCGACTAGCGGGACGAAGAAGAGAACGAGGGAGAGATGAGCCTCAAGAACTCTGTCATGGAAAAGATCCAGTTCGCCGCCGAGTTCTGGGATTTCCTGAAGGTTCGAAAGAAGTGGTGGCTCGCTCCTATCATCATTCTTTGCGCCCTGCTGGGAATTCTGATAGTCCTGACGCACGGCTCGGCCCTGGCGCCGTTCATCTACACGATCTTCTAGGTCCGGCACGGAGAGGCCCTGTTGGAACCCCCCCGGTCCCAGAGTCTGATCAGCGTGGTCGTCATCGCCCGCAACGAGGCAGCCATACTGGGGACGTGTCTCGCCGCCGTCCGCCGGGCCCTGGCGGTCCAGGGGGGTGGCGAGATCCTGCTGGTGGATTCGGCCTCCGTAGATTCGACCGCCCGGGTCGGAATCGAATCGGGGTGCCGCGTCCTCTCGGTCCGGAGGTCCTCGCGCATCTGCCCGTCCGCCATGAGGCGTCTAGGAGCCACCCGGACCGATTCCCGTTACATTCTCTTCCTGGACGGCGACTGTGAGCTCGAGCGCGAGTTCCTCCCGGCCGCCCTTGCTGCGATGGAATCCAACCCGTCGCTGGGCGTGGTGGCGGGGCGCCGCCGCGATTTCTATCGCACGGGGCAGGCTCTCGTTCCCTCCGAGCAGGAGTATTACAGCGGACCGGACGATCCCTCCGCCTCTGCATCTCCCGGTTACGGTGGTTGCGCCCTCTACCGTCGTCGTGCCCTGGAGGACGCAGGATCCTTCGATCCGTTCCTGAGGGCCAAGGAAGAGGAGGAGCTCGCCCAGCGGATCCGGGCGGCCGGGTATCGAATCGAGATCCTTCAGGTGCCGATGATCCGGCATATGACCGTCCCGAGGGAGAGCGTCAGACGGCTCCTGCGCTCTTTCAAGCACGGCTTCTTCATCGGACGGGGACAGGCGGCAAGGATCTTCCTTTCCCGCAGAGAGGTTCGGGCGGCCTTCCGAGGGCTTGATCGTGTGTTCCTCACGCTCCTGCACCTGATTCTCGGCGCCCTCTGCTTGTGGGCGGCGTGGGAGGGGATCGGCTGGCCGATCCTGGCCTGGCTCGTCTTTTCCCTGACCGCCTTCACAATCTTCGTCCTCCGCAGCCGCAGTCTTCCTCGGGCGGCGTATTACGTCCTGGAGTGGCTGGTTCAGGGCGCCTGTCTCCTGATCGGTCTCCTGGCGCCCCGGCGATCGGCCGACTCTTTCTGGTGGGAAGGGGAGGAATGGCCCGCCACGAGGAGGAGTCTTGTCTGTTTGCCCAAGGTTCTCCTCGCGGGGCCCCTCCCCGAGCCGCCCTACCGGGGTGGCGTGGAGAAGGGAGTGGCCCAGCTCCTCCAGGGAGACCTCGGTCGCCGGAGCTCCATGCGGTTGTTCAACACGCACCGCGTTCCAGATCCCTCCCGGTCCTTCCTGACGAGGCTGGCCTATCAGTCTGGAATGATCCGTCGCTTCAGGAGAGAGCTGAAGACAGAGCCTCTGGATCTCGTTCACGTGAAGACCAGCAGCGGCATCAATTTTCACCAGAACGCCCTGTACGCCCTGGTGGCGAGGCTGTCGGGGGTCCCGGTTCTACTGCAGATTCACAGCGGTCGATTCGAGACCTTCTACCGGGGAAGCGTCCTTCCGCTGCGGGTCTGGATCCGTTCGACCCTGTCGCGCTGCCGGCGGGTCGCCGTTCTCTCCAACTCGTGGGCGCAACGCGTGGCGACCATCGCTCCGAAGGCACGGATCCGCGTGGTGCCCAACGGGCTTGGAGAAGACGAGGCGGCTCGCCTGGGCAGCGGCGGGGAAATCCGTCCCAACCAGGTTTTTTTTCTGGGCACCGGGCGGGAGGAATTGAACAGGGACAAGGGGCTGGAGGATGTCCTTTCGGTCCTGCCGGAACTCGCGCGGAAGCATCCCCAGAGCCGCTGGATTCTCGCGGGGCTCCAGAACGCGGAGGAGACCTACGCACGGCTTCGACGCGAGGGGATCGACCCGGAAGGGAAGGAGCAGCGCGTGTTCTGCCGGGGTCCTGTGGATCATCCGGAAAAGTGGGATCTCCTCAGGGCGAGCGCCATCCTGGTCCTCCCGTCCTATTTCGAGAACATGCCCAACATCCTCCTCGAAGGAATGGCGGCAGGCCTGGGGGTCGTGGCGACGGACGTGGGCGCAATTCCAGAAATGCTCGGCTACGGGGAGGGGGGCCTTCTCATTCCCCCCGGAGATGGACCGGCGCTCTCGAGCGCTCTGGACCGGCTGCTGTGTTCTCCCGCCCTGGTGCGTGCCCAGGGAAAGAGAAATCGAACCGTGGTCGTGCGGGATTACAGCATGTCGATCGTCGAGCGCAAGCTGGAAGCGCTCTACCTTGAAGTGGCGGGATGGCCGGTCCTGAGCGCGACCGAGGGCGCGCCTTCGGATGCCGTCGATGCGACGGGAGCCGGGCGCGACATGCCCGCCCCCATCCGCCCCGTGTCGGGTGCATGAGCGCCTCACAGGTCTTCGGGAGCGCCCGAGGTCAAGTCGCCGGTGCCGACGTCGCGCCGAGCCGCCGCTGGGTGTTCATCACCTGGTACCCCTACTGCCGCA
This genomic window contains:
- a CDS encoding carbamoyltransferase codes for the protein MNILGISCFYHDAAACLIQDGRLVAAASEERFTRKKHDEGFPHQAIQYCLKAGKIEAKDLDYVGFYDKPFLKFERLLSTYLSTFPRGFRSFSKAMPVWLREKLWIPQLIRKELKYEGKVLFTEHHLSHAASAFLVSPFKEAAILTVDGVGEWATASYGVGRDREIDLFKEIRFPHSLGLLYSAFTYYLGFKVNSAEYKVMGLAPYGVPRYVDQVRQIIEIKDDGSFELDMRFFSYHHGLRMVNGRFSALFGGPPRDPESKLDQRHKDIAASVQKVTEEIMLKMASWLHRETKMENLCLAGGVALNCVANGRILREGPFKDLFIQPAAGDAGGALGVAAYIFHSLLGHPRMTPMEDAYLGPEYSEEEIRKALERYGAPYRRLERDDLVREVAALIEGQTVIGWFQGRMEFGPRALGSRSILADARNPENKDVVNLKIKFRESFRPFAPSVLEEKIGEYFEIDRPSPYMLLVAPVREGKRVIPSVTHVDHSARIQSINRKQNALYYDLIREFERRTGVPVIINTSFNVRGEPIVCSPDDAYRCFMRTHMDYLVAGPYLLDKKDQPPFKEEKDWRDEFQLD
- a CDS encoding DUF5989 family protein; translation: MEKIQFAAEFWDFLKVRKKWWLAPIIILCALLGILIVLTHGSALAPFIYTIF
- a CDS encoding glycosyltransferase; this translates as MEPPRSQSLISVVVIARNEAAILGTCLAAVRRALAVQGGGEILLVDSASVDSTARVGIESGCRVLSVRRSSRICPSAMRRLGATRTDSRYILFLDGDCELEREFLPAALAAMESNPSLGVVAGRRRDFYRTGQALVPSEQEYYSGPDDPSASASPGYGGCALYRRRALEDAGSFDPFLRAKEEEELAQRIRAAGYRIEILQVPMIRHMTVPRESVRRLLRSFKHGFFIGRGQAARIFLSRREVRAAFRGLDRVFLTLLHLILGALCLWAAWEGIGWPILAWLVFSLTAFTIFVLRSRSLPRAAYYVLEWLVQGACLLIGLLAPRRSADSFWWEGEEWPATRRSLVCLPKVLLAGPLPEPPYRGGVEKGVAQLLQGDLGRRSSMRLFNTHRVPDPSRSFLTRLAYQSGMIRRFRRELKTEPLDLVHVKTSSGINFHQNALYALVARLSGVPVLLQIHSGRFETFYRGSVLPLRVWIRSTLSRCRRVAVLSNSWAQRVATIAPKARIRVVPNGLGEDEAARLGSGGEIRPNQVFFLGTGREELNRDKGLEDVLSVLPELARKHPQSRWILAGLQNAEETYARLRREGIDPEGKEQRVFCRGPVDHPEKWDLLRASAILVLPSYFENMPNILLEGMAAGLGVVATDVGAIPEMLGYGEGGLLIPPGDGPALSSALDRLLCSPALVRAQGKRNRTVVVRDYSMSIVERKLEALYLEVAGWPVLSATEGAPSDAVDATGAGRDMPAPIRPVSGA
- a CDS encoding glycosyltransferase, whose product is MTVCYWGTYDSDYPRNRILMAGLRASGVEVRECHFPLWKDTSQKLGHARSAWLRPGLLLRWARAYGSLSARFLTSPRPDFLFVGYSGHFDVFPAWVLSRLRRVPLIFDAFLSLYDSLVLDRSAVAREGPKAKFLAWVDRTACRLADRVLLDTRAHVEFFRETFALRAEKFWVLPIGADDRVFRPEAASPRNGRPYTVLHFGRYIPLHGLETVVRAARLLEENGVPCRFLLVGDGEERDKVEALAGGLGVRSLEFRGSESPESLAATIRESDLCLGIFGETGKASRVVPNKVYEALAAGKPVITGDSPAARELLTDGVDCLLCRRGDPAALADAILRLRNDGAMAERLALAGRRRFQEKASPAVIGRELLERLREWEGRREHAA
- a CDS encoding glycosyltransferase family 39 protein; this encodes MRPDRPAPREWKWVLALLGLALALRVGFVLLEQPGFYFEDSLDYDRAARAFLESGHFDARYYRFPLYPLVMAASYRMFGPGLTPLRIIQALFGAATCLCVWTLGRRLFGVRAGLLALFGAAAFPVHVVLTGIEYPVVLGTFLVWWVLALLPWDKSGEAEPTVRLVLAGVGVALSAMLFEGGWVLGIFLLIWMLYGQRARAAGVRSLTVVGFVSLLVLVPWLYGMKRSGDYRALVLRPGLHLPAAPGVDPPLWEGSGENLLMSKLSGLARNPWWTVRYVWAEFLHFWDPYPDRLASADRSFREKLHEKDPRMAVDNSLVGNSSRALYAAGFSALLLAAAIGALVAWRAVPGSAFLVVWPITLGACYAPFFTQMRYRIPADPAFILLGAYVVDLTLKNSLWGEIRGSLKALWQGWKRIAEKIATVQTFILLVLLFVVGLGPIALLMRLFRKDPMHAPASPGSFWALRERTRERMDECLKQF